One genomic window of Panicum hallii strain FIL2 chromosome 6, PHallii_v3.1, whole genome shotgun sequence includes the following:
- the LOC112896270 gene encoding cytochrome P450 71A1-like, protein MEVSPFLALLLLALLSLLLFFFSAGRKTSPSYAGGRSLPPSPPGFPLLGHLPLLGSLPHRALLSLAASHGPVMLLRLGRVPAVVVSSADAAREALKTRDPAFASRFRSRMTERLFYGCDMAFAPYGEHWRRARRVCVLHLLSQRCVLSFRRVREQEAAALVGRVRAAARDGAVNLSDLLISYASSVTIRAAFGDCSSYGLGGGGKVRKVFDDLEEMLGSGTLGELVPWLAWVDTLTGLDAKATRTFEALDGLLEQVIADHRERRRGGQRVGDDGGQRDFVDVLLDVNEEEDEAGGLWFDTVTIKAIVMNMFVGGIDTTFASLEWAMAELINHPDEMRRLQEEIRAAVRDDDHIIEDHLNKLHYLKLVIKETLRLHPPVPLVPRETVEDAELLGYHVPARTRILVNVWAIGREPTTWERAEKFLPERFAEDVDMDQYMLGQDFKLLPFGAGRRGCPGAGFAMASVELVLANLLYHFNWSLPGGASMVNMDEQGGLAVRLKKTLHLVAMPWCSE, encoded by the exons ATGGAAGTCTCACCGTTCCTCGCGCTGCTGCTCCTTGCCCTTCTCTCCCTCctgctcttcttcttctccgccgGCAGGAAAACCTCTCCGTCCTACGCGGGTGGCCGGAGTTTGCCTCCGTCGCCGCCGGGCTTTCCTCTCCTCGGCCACCTGCCGCTTCTTGGATCCTTGCCCCACCGGGCGCTCCTGTCGCTCGCCGCGTCGCACGGCCCGGTCATGCTCCTGCGCCTCGGCCGCGTGCCCGCCGTGGTGGTCTCCTCCGCGGATGCGGCGCGGGAGGCCCTCAAGACCCGCGACCCTGCTTTCGCGAGCCGCTTCCGGTCACGGATGACCGAGCGCCTTTTCTACGGCTGCGACATGGCCTTCGCTCCCTACGGCGAGCACTGGCGCCGGGCGCGCCGCGTCTGCGTGCTCCACCTTCTCAGCCAGCGCTGCGTCCTCTCCTTCCGCCGCGTTCGGGAGCAGGAGGCCGCCGCGCTGGTCGGtcgcgtccgcgccgccgctcgcgacGGCGCCGTGAACCTGAGCGACCTCCTCATCTCCTACGCCAGCAGCGTCACCATTCGCGCCGCGTTCGGTGACTGCTCGAGCTATGGGctcggcggcggagggaagGTGAGGAAGGTGTTCGACGACTTGGAGGAGATGCTGGGCTCGGGCACGCTCGGCGAGCTCGTGCCGTGGCTGGCGTGGGTGGACACGCTGACAGGCTTGGACGCCAAGGCGACACGGACGTTCGAGGCGCTAGACGGATTGCTCGAGCAGGTCATTGCCGACCACCGTGAGCGGCGCCGTGGCGGCCAGAGAGTGGGAGACGACGGCGGTCAACGGGACTTCGTGGAcgtgctgctggatgtgaacgaggaggaggacgaggccgGGGGACTCTGGTTTGACACAGTAACCATCAAGGCAATCGTCATG AATATGTTTGTGGGCGGCATCGATACAACCTTCGCATCTCTCGAATGGGCCATGGCAGAGCTCATCAATCATCCGGATGAGATGCGCAGGCTCCAAGAGGAGATACGGGCAGCTGTTCGCgatgatgaccacatcatcgaGGATCACCTCAATAAGTTGCACTACCTCAAGCTTGTGATCAAGGAGACACTCCGTTTACATCCGCCAGTGCCACTCGTGCCACGGGAGACGGTCGAGGACGCTGAGCTGCTCGGCTACCATGTTCCGGCACGCACCCGTATCCTCGTCAACGTCTGGGCCATCGGGCGGGAACCCACGACGTGGGAGAGGGCGGAGAAGTTCTTGCCGGAGCGGTTCGCAGAGGATGTTGACATGGATCAGTACATGCTAGGGCAGGACTTCAAATTGTTGCCGTTTGGTGCCGGGAGGAGAGGGTGCCCCGGAGCCGGGTTTGCCATGGCAAGTGTTGAGCTGGTGCTGGCGAACCTCTTGTACCACTTCAACTGGAGCCTACCGGGCGGGGCATCAATGGTCAACATGGACGAGCAAGGCGGGTTAGCCGTGCGCCTCAAGAAGACTCTCCATTTGGTTGCTATGCCATGGTGTTCTGAGTAA